In one Salvelinus fontinalis isolate EN_2023a chromosome 16, ASM2944872v1, whole genome shotgun sequence genomic region, the following are encoded:
- the LOC129813444 gene encoding homeobox protein not2-like: protein MQVPNRPTRVDAYGYSAMRHYASLYAQPTGSQCAVVTKPASGKSFTIDALLAKPVETHRDWTSPKYQTAPPLLPFQTQMSSALSQYLYSPNMQHTPVHSHTQPGYSLYCCLPFSYHASCRGAFRIQETGLSKTHSFKHKGGKSKRIRTSFTNEQLDRLEKEFARQQYMVGSERFLLASGLQLTEAQVKVWFQNRRIKWRKQSLEQQQAKLVKLGLVVVPVKSPGSQGLEEGDEEEEIESSDTGSDVDIDGFPDHC from the exons ATGCAAGTACCAAACAGACCAACAAGAGTGGATGCGTACGGGTACTCCGCCATGCGCCATTACGCATCGCTCTATGCACAGCCCACCGGCAGCCAGTGCGCAGTGGTGACCAAGCCTGCCAGCGGGAAGTCCTTCACCATCGATGCTCTGCTCGCCAAGCCGGTGGAGACGCACAGAGATTGGACGAGTCCCAAATACCAAACCGCACCGCCACTGCTTCCCTTCCAGACCCAGATGAGCTCTGCGCTGTCGCAGTACCTCTACTCACCCAACATGCAGCACACGCCGgtacacagtcacacacaacccgGATACTCTCTCTATTGCTGCCTGCCGTTCTCTTACCACGCGTCATGCCGTGGGGCCTTTCGTATACAAG AAACGGGTCTGTCAAAGACCCACTCATTCAAACACAAGGGAGGGAAATCCAAGCGGATACGAACTAGCTTCACCAACGAGCAGTTGGACCGTCTGGAGAAGGAGTTCGCCCGGCAACAGTACATGGTTGGCTCGGAGAGGTTCCTTCTGGCGTCGGGTCTGCAGCTCACAGAGGCTCAG GTCAAGGTGTGGTTCCAGAATCGACGCATCAAATGGCGCAAGCAGAGTCTGGAGCAGCAGCAGGCCAAGCTGGTTAAACTGGGCCTGGTCGTGGTCCCAGTGAAGAGTCCTGGTTCTCAGGGTCTGGAGGAGggcgatgaggaggaggagatcgAGTCCTCAGACACAGGATCAGATGTGGATATAGACGGGTTCCCTGACCACTGCTGA